One window of Microcoleus vaginatus PCC 9802 genomic DNA carries:
- a CDS encoding chemotaxis protein CheB: MMKPDIVVVGASAGGMEALKKLVAQLPSNFPGAIFIVWHIAPAYPSVLPQILERVCPLPVAHAIDKEEIQTGRIYVAPPDHHLLIEPGHIRVTKGPKENRFRPSIDVLFRSAARCYGNQVIGVVLTGMLDDGASGLYAVKEQGGKAIVQHPFDALHSSMPIQAMKTVEVDHCVPVAEMGALLVRMTKEAVKKEGGHLVSEQMDIEVKVAREDNAFESGIMKLGKLSPYTCPECHGMLLQMKEGNRIRFRCHTGHAYSLNSLLVEVTESIEASLWSTLRGIEESQLLMSHMAKHLCETNDSEMAERFLQKSEEANRRARLVRQAVMSHEALSEEKITNPEAYE; this comes from the coding sequence GTGATGAAGCCTGATATCGTTGTCGTTGGAGCATCGGCGGGAGGGATGGAAGCCCTCAAAAAGCTTGTTGCTCAACTCCCCTCCAATTTTCCGGGTGCTATTTTCATTGTTTGGCATATTGCCCCAGCGTATCCAAGTGTGTTGCCCCAAATCCTGGAGCGGGTTTGCCCCTTGCCAGTCGCCCATGCAATTGACAAAGAGGAAATCCAAACGGGACGGATTTATGTTGCTCCCCCAGATCACCACCTGCTTATCGAACCGGGGCATATCCGAGTAACGAAGGGACCTAAGGAAAATCGCTTTCGTCCCTCGATTGACGTATTGTTCCGCTCCGCCGCTCGGTGCTATGGAAATCAAGTGATCGGGGTGGTTCTAACTGGAATGCTGGATGATGGGGCATCTGGGCTGTACGCGGTGAAGGAGCAAGGCGGGAAAGCAATTGTCCAACACCCTTTTGATGCACTTCACTCCTCCATGCCTATACAAGCCATGAAAACGGTAGAGGTCGATCACTGCGTCCCCGTCGCCGAAATGGGCGCTTTATTGGTTCGTATGACAAAGGAAGCCGTCAAGAAGGAAGGAGGACATCTGGTGTCTGAGCAGATGGACATTGAAGTCAAAGTGGCACGCGAAGACAATGCTTTTGAGAGCGGCATCATGAAGCTTGGGAAGCTCTCTCCCTATACCTGTCCAGAGTGCCACGGGATGCTTCTGCAAATGAAAGAAGGCAACCGTATCCGTTTTCGTTGCCATACAGGGCACGCCTATTCCCTGAATTCTCTGCTTGTAGAAGTAACAGAGTCTATTGAAGCCTCACTTTGGAGCACGCTTCGCGGGATCGAGGAGAGCCAATTGTTAATGAGCCACATGGCTAAACATCTGTGTGAAACGAACGATAGTGAGATGGCGGAACGCTTTTTGCAGAAATCCGAAGAAGCAAATAGGCGAGCTAGGCTAGTTAGGCAGGCGGTGATGAGCCACGAAGCCCTAAGTGAGGAGAAAATAACTAACCCGGAGGCGTATGAGTAG
- a CDS encoding aldo/keto reductase, whose amino-acid sequence MSESTSNSEMLYRTLGSTGEKVSAIGLGGWHIGLKYVDEQLGIRIVRTAIDRGITFMDNSWDYNGGASEIRMGKALRDGYRDKVFLMTKIDGRSKKEATRQLDESLQRLQVDCIDLVQHHEILRFEDPHRVFDPEGANAALIEAREAGKLRYIGFTGHKDPQIHLHMLEVAASYGFKFDAAQLPLNVMDAHYRSFGKLVVPELVKQDIGILGMKSMANGILLQSNTVTPIECLHYALNLPTSVVVTGIDSMEILDQAFEAVRTFQPMNDEQVRSLLAKTAEAASRGEFEPFKTSSIFDSTAQNLDWLGEEPQRIQQLMPT is encoded by the coding sequence ATGTCAGAAAGTACGTCAAACTCAGAAATGCTATACCGAACTCTTGGCAGCACAGGAGAGAAAGTTTCTGCGATCGGATTGGGTGGTTGGCACATCGGATTGAAGTATGTTGATGAGCAACTGGGTATCCGGATTGTTCGCACTGCGATCGACCGTGGCATCACCTTCATGGATAACAGTTGGGATTACAACGGTGGAGCCAGCGAGATTCGCATGGGGAAAGCTCTCCGCGATGGCTACCGAGACAAAGTATTCCTGATGACGAAAATTGACGGTCGCTCCAAGAAAGAAGCCACAAGACAGCTAGACGAATCACTGCAACGCCTGCAAGTTGATTGCATCGATCTCGTCCAGCACCACGAAATTCTCCGGTTCGAGGACCCGCATCGAGTTTTCGATCCAGAAGGGGCAAATGCCGCCTTAATTGAGGCGCGTGAAGCTGGCAAACTCCGATATATTGGCTTCACTGGACACAAAGACCCCCAGATTCATCTGCATATGCTGGAAGTTGCAGCCAGTTATGGGTTTAAATTTGATGCAGCTCAGTTGCCACTCAATGTGATGGATGCACACTACCGAAGCTTTGGGAAGCTGGTTGTGCCAGAACTGGTTAAACAGGACATCGGCATTCTTGGCATGAAAAGCATGGCAAACGGGATTTTGTTACAGTCCAATACGGTAACGCCAATTGAGTGTCTGCACTATGCGCTGAATCTACCTACATCAGTTGTGGTTACGGGAATTGACAGCATGGAGATTCTCGATCAAGCGTTTGAGGCGGTGCGGACGTTCCAGCCAATGAATGACGAGCAGGTGCGATCGCTGTTAGCAAAAACGGCAGAAGCAGCATCACGCGGCGAGTTTGAGCCATTCAAAACCTCATCAATTTTCGACAGCACTGCCCAGAATCTAGATTGGCTGGGAGAGGAGCCACAGCGCATTCAGCAACTGATGCCAACATGA
- a CDS encoding phospholipase has protein sequence MRTEKPQNQDQASINGRLLARPTQPTGTAPTGLQPLGLSTKRDGLLYVPKNYQASRPAPLVVMLHGAGGDARGGLTPFQNLADATGLILLAPASRRQTWDVLVGGYGPDIALIDQALAQTFSRYAVDPTRIAIEGFSDGASYALSVGITNGDLFSHVIAFSPGFMAPASQVGEPRLFISHGTRDSVLPIDPCSRKIVRQVRGAGYDVVYREFDGPHTIPPAIIDSAVDWFTA, from the coding sequence ATGAGAACAGAGAAACCACAGAATCAGGATCAGGCATCTATAAACGGACGCCTGCTGGCACGACCAACGCAGCCTACGGGAACGGCACCAACGGGTCTGCAACCATTGGGACTTTCGACCAAGCGCGACGGACTCCTCTACGTGCCTAAAAATTACCAAGCTTCCCGACCCGCACCACTGGTGGTGATGCTGCACGGCGCAGGCGGCGACGCACGCGGCGGTCTGACTCCGTTCCAAAACCTCGCCGATGCCACTGGACTCATTCTGCTGGCACCTGCCTCGCGCCGCCAGACGTGGGATGTGCTCGTCGGTGGGTACGGCCCCGATATCGCCTTGATTGACCAGGCGCTGGCGCAGACGTTCAGCCGCTACGCTGTAGACCCTACCCGCATTGCGATCGAGGGCTTCTCGGACGGGGCTTCCTATGCGCTAAGTGTCGGCATCACCAACGGCGACTTGTTCAGCCATGTCATAGCGTTCTCGCCGGGGTTTATGGCACCAGCTTCACAGGTTGGCGAACCGCGTCTGTTCATCTCGCACGGTACGCGAGACTCTGTTTTACCGATCGATCCTTGTAGCCGTAAGATAGTGCGACAGGTGCGGGGTGCTGGCTACGATGTGGTTTATCGGGAGTTCGACGGTCCCCACACTATTCCGCCTGCGATTATAGACTCTGCAGTAGACTGGTTCACGGCGTAG